aaaattttacgcaAGTTTTtcgtaatctttaataaaaacatttaataattttcataatttttaattaaaaaaattcattttcgtttttttaatctgtatttttttaaatagaaaaaaactaaaaccttGCTGAAAATGCACACACATTTGGGTTATAGGTATATTGGCGTGCAGTTAATGGAGCTTTGTGCATTAGCATAATACATAATGTTGTCTtataacaataatttatatatacaaatatttgaataaataagTGTGTTAAATAATTgtgaattattgaaatttttcgcttggattttcattttttgtgtgtttttacaAAATGATAGTTTAGTATTTTTGCATTTCTACTACAACTCCTACACATACTCcacttatttatataatttacacacacacatgcatacataatttgtttaattttttccactaaAATTACATAGGCTATGCTAACAATGTTTTCACCACAAAGGCgctcatgcatacatacatatgagtgtgTATTTGATAACCGAAACGGCAATAATTTCACACGTGTGATACGACAGTGAAATTTAGTTAGTAAATATTAAAGTTCTATTTTACATATGCAGACGTTtgtatatttagaaatatatatttctatatacatatatatatgtatatatattttgttttattatagttACAACTCGCCCATACATTAAATatgcttaaatttaaaatgtttaatactaATTatgaactacatacatacattatgtaTTAAATTTGCTTATTAAAGTTCAGCATTTACAACATTTTGCTGTGCATTCTGCTCATCCTTTTAGGTTTTCAAACttcatttatgtataaaattataattttattatatctaCACTTAAATGAAATTGTCTTACAAAATATTCCTCGTTACAACTAactctatgtatatatatgtatatatgtatcttataAGTTGTTAATTCGATTTTAATCATTGTGTGTAACTACTTATGATAAATGTGttagttttacttaaaattatgcaattgtTTGTTACGCCTTGCTTCGAGACGTTCAAATTGGTGGCACTGCGGCCAGCCGCCTCTCAACTTTAATAAAATGCTTATATGAATTTGCGCATAATCGGTTTGTTTAGTTTTGTTCATTGAGTTTTtccttttataattttagtggTTGGTTTCGTTAAATTCTACCTGCTGCTCAACTTATAgctatatgtatttacaaaagtGGTAAAATTATaggtaatttatatttatatagtatataacaaTAATGCTTAGTCATTATTGAAAACTGTTGTGTCATTGCTTTTACATTTTTCCGCTTTATTATTAACttgttttaatattactttttatttaatcttaaattttgtgtgaaatatAAGGCAATTCATGTTTTTTGCATTGAAATGGTAAAACATAGTTGAATGGAAACTTTTTCATACGAATACAAagtcattccaattttttttttaataaaatgcgcCATGGCTTCTGgacaaataaacaatatttaacaaaatattagcaaaaaaaaaattttatataagaaaaataaataaaattacaaaaaaaattgtaataataatttacaaaaataataaaaattaaaataataataaaaaaataataaaaattaaaaataataataagaaaaaattataataataaaaaaaataataaaaataaaaaaaaaaacaaataataaaaataaaaaaaaaaaaacaaataataaaaattgaaaaaaaataatgaaaaaaaaactttataaaaattaaacagaaataaaaaaaaaagaaaaaaaaaacaaaaaattaaaaaaaaaattacaaaaaaaaaaaaataaaataaaaataataaaaaaaaattaaaatgaataaaaaaaaaaaaaaaaaaaataaaaaaaaaaaaaaaaaaaaaattttttatttaaaataaaaaaaaaaaaaaataattaaaataaaaaaaaattaaaaaaaattaaaaaattgtaaattaataaaaaaattaaaaaataaaaaattaaattaataaataaaaaaaataaattaataaataaaaaaaaaataaattaataaatttaaaaaattaaattaattaaatttttaacaaatttaaattaatacattttttaaacaaaaaactttatcaagaaaacattaaaatttcgGCTAATTTAATTACTACCGATGACATTGTAAGCAGCGTTTCAGCGCTTAGTtgtaattaaacattttaataaacacaaccaaaaaagaaaatatataaaaaaaaaaaaacaagaaaaattatttacttgaagtctaaacaaattataaattttggtgaatattaaaaaaatagaactaTTAGAAAGCCACTTTTATTtcgttgaaataaaattttatataaaaaaaaaacttgtatactatgacaaaaaaaaacaaatggcgTACACTTGTAAAAGCAAATTGGAGTCTGGAAGTTTGGCAAACGGAAGCACACAAATGCTTACACCATTTAGAACGTTCGACGGATATAAGTATCGAAAATCGTTTCTTTGCATATTGAACGGCACAttgggtatacatatgtattatgacGAAATGCATATCAAATATTGAAGTATTTGCtgttacatatgtgcatatggaagtgtatgtatgaaattatttgattttggttCTTAACCTCAACTTTATATCACAAAAGTTTAAACTATCAaacattattataataaatatataaaacacacaaaattagACTCGAAACACACACAATTGCAACGACCAATTTGTTTAGAAtgcttgttgtttgttttgttttgtttagtttttgttcactttaatttaaactaataaaatacCTAAAATTGCAACAATCATTATTTTGAGTACGCATTATCGACACCCTGCACATTTATCGTATAAAAATACTGCACATTAACACATTTCCTCGCATATTAACTACTTagcgcatatatatatatatatatatattacaatacACAATTGACGACACgttttctttatacatatatatatatgtatatacaatctGACTTGTTTGCTTAAATTGTAGCTTTTACATTATCGCTGCAGTCAGATAGTACAGATCCATAAGCATTTGCACATTAATTGGCAAACACGATAGACGATCGTGTGTGTTGGAGTCCAATGCCAGCCAGGACAAGGCATTGTAACCCTCCAACACGAAACGCAATACATCGGCAGTGAGTGAGGAATCCAGTGGATGATCTATGGCTGACGAATGCGCATTTGTCGAGTTAAGTATATCGTCGGCGGTCTGTATGTTTGGCACGTGGAGGTGCAATGCCGTTTTCAAGAATACAGGACAAACATCTTCCAAATGCGGGCAAGCTGCCCAAAACCAGGAAGGCATGCGTCCAGTTGGCGCTGTAGAAACCATGTAGCCCACGGCTAGCGGTTGCTGATTTATTGAGCCCACCTACAAGgacgaaataaataattagtttaTTAATATACTATAATTATTATAGTGAGTAGGTGAAATTACCTCTTCAACATCCTGTTGCTGTGCCGAGTTGAAGTTATTGCCACCGGCACTCGGCCAGCTGCGATTATCTTCCATGCGATCGGGACTGCAGTGATTCGATAAGCGACCAGGTTgagctaaaaaaaatagttaataagTGGATGTGTGAGTTTACGTTgttacaaaaaacaataataacaaaaacataaaagttttcatacaagaatttgattttgagctaacagtttgtatggcaactatatgcaatagatgtccgatctgaacaatttctattGACAATAACACAATCCAAAATactttgttgtagttgtaactTCTATAGGCACGCTGTTTTATTTTGGACGTTCCaagcttcgtggcaaacttaatataccctactcaatatatataaaaaaatacttacgaTCCCAATCGAGCAGATCACCCATGAGCTCAGCATCAGTGAAGCCGCCATTTTCGTCATCATCATCGAATATGATATCATTTTCCAAATCTACTTGTGGCTCATTTTGAAATTGACGTGTAAATGACTGTAAAGAGGCGGAAACATATTCATCATCAATATTTTCAAGATTACAAAAATTTAGATTGCTTAATGTGTTATGGATTGACCATGACTTACCAAGCAAACGGCACTTGTCGGGAATActagtatgtgtgtgcatgttacATCTTGTGGAGTGGATAGCGGGTTCTGCATGGAAATCTGCGAAAACCGCTCATCCGGAGTGAATTGGTCAGGCATTACGCGCAGTTTTGAATCTGGCTCCAACGTCACCAAGCAGGCGCTGAGTATACCAGGTGGATACATGAAGGAACATTGCTTACAAATATCCTTTAGTTGCTTGGAAGCTTTCTGTAGATTTTGTTTACTCAACAAAGAACTCCATGATTTTAGTTCGCTGTGACCGATGCGCCCAATACGGCCCACAACCAGCCGCCAATGATGCGCTGTCTGTGAGATCAAACCCATTATGAAGTCCATCAGCTTCTTGAGTCCAACACGTCGCGCCGGTGCCTTACGTCTGCGCGCACGATTCGGTACATCAATATTGATGATGATCTTTTCAAACATCTCACCACGATCATCGGTCACAGTAGCGAGCAACCAACTCTGATCTTCACTCAGACAATAGTTGCAATACATGACTGAATATTTTTGCTCGTTCAGTGCGCGCATACTGGATGATTGGCGAGAGAAGTCTGTCTTGTCATTTTTCTCATGCATTGGCGCCAATACATACGGCGGTGTGTACATTTTGTATGGTTGTCGGTTCTTGTCGTCTTTGCTCTTTAGGAATGCTTCCATATTGGCGGCTGTGCCGAAACCGGTCAAACTCTTCACGGCCTGCGTGTGCACCATATGTCGACGACACTGCGAGAATATGTTCAAAGCCAAGCAACGAATTTCGTCGGAGAAACGTTTGCGTGTACGCGATCGTCCCAATTCAACGATCGATTCCAACGATATGATTTGAATATTGATATTTGCACGTACCGAATCCGGTATGGACTTTAATAGCTCAGCATAGCAACGCAACAAGGCTATACAAGCTAAACGCTCCAATTCGGGTGAGTCGGAACCGAACGTGAAAGGTTCAACTACGTAGAGCACAATTGCCGGTGGGTTTATATCTTCCATTGTTTCACCCATACCCAAAGGATCGCTAAGTACAATTGGTGGTTTTGTGTCGGGTTTGATGTCTGGCTTCATGTCGATCGATTCGCCAgaattctgttgttgttgttgttgctgttgatgttgcAACTGCTGATGTtggagttgttgttgctgctgttgttgttgttgctgttgctgctgttgatcCATGCCCTCGATCTTGGGCGAGGTATGCGTTTTGTCTTGATCAACACCACTCGCCGAACTGTGTATCGAACTCATGCTGCCCATTGGACTAGTGGTGCCACGTTCGCGTCCTGCTCCCGGTTGACAACTGCTATTCTCAGGTGGATTAAGCAACGTCTTGTCGCCGGGCACACGATTGAGGTACGGCGCTATTTGGTTATGAAACGCGCTCGCATACAGTCGTATTTTTTCGGCTACAGCGGTATTATCTAAGGTGCGCAACCAATCGTCCAGTGGCGTGCTATTTGGTGTATTATCTGTGGGCGTACGTggacccaccgtcaacaaaccaTCCCAACCGCGAATGGGCGTATGACGACCCAATTTACACATTTCATACGTAGAACTCAATTCTCTGAAATATGTTCGCGTATTCTGCACCACAAAATCAGTTTCCGGACACACAACCAGATACACAATATCACGCGCATAAGCATAGGGTTCCAGCAGAAGTTTGTCCCAATAGTGTATGGCTAGTGGTGCTACTGAGACCCAATCCTTGTCATGTCCAACTATCACCGATGGTATCGGTTGTGGTTCGCATTGGCCAGAAGCACGTCCAGCCAAGCGATGGAACTGTCGCCAGGTCAATGGTCCGCTTACTGTGTAAGTAGCATCTTTGCTGCCCGCCGCACTGCGAGATTTCGAATGGAATGCATTTTGCAACATGGGTTGTATGAAGTTCATGGTGCGCACAATCTCTTTGTTACTGCGTGAAAATCCAACTGGAATGTACGGCCACTTATGCACTGTTAGTCTGCCACCAAAGAGTTGATGATTCCGTTTGGCCGCGCCAGGACGGCTAGGGTCGAAAGGTGAGAGCTGGTTTTGGCTAGAAAATTCATTCACATCCATACGGTTACTTTCGAAAGCTAATCTCGCCTGCTCAAGTGCCAAACATATTACATCATTTGCGTCGACGAATTCTAACACATTGGAGATGGCGGCCACCGATTGTGGTTGTCGGCTTTGTCGAGCTAAACGATGTCGGTGACGTTGTAAAGCTCGGTGTACTGCACTGCTAGACGTTTGTATGATGGAACATTGTTCAAGTAATAAATCAAAGATGACGTGCGCATGTTGGAGTGCTTGCGCGTCGGGCTGTACGTGGTTAGCCTTATCTGCTTGAGCAGGTAACAATGGATTAGCGCCCTTAATGGCTAGAGAGGACGTCAATTTCGCAGCAGTTGGCGTCAGAGCAGCCGCCAAATTTGCTATCAGGGAAGGTAATGACTGTTTCTTGTTACGGGCGGGATCTTCGGCAACACCCGTTATCTCCATTTCATCCTCGTAAAAGAGACCAGCACGAAATGCAAGTCGTCTATTGACTACAGCACTAAAACCGCAGGTACAATCTACCGGATCGTCGTCCACGTACCCCGTAATATGTTGATTGCTGGCAGGTGTGTTCGAAGATGAAGATGAACCTGAACCCGTGTGCCCCGATGTTCCTGGCAGCGATGCTGGTGAATCCAAAGCACTGCCACCGCCAAAGGCACTTAACAGGCGCATGCTTCCTGCGGCAGCTCCACCACCACCACTACCGCTATTTCCGCTGATGCCGGCAACAGCTGGGTTCCCGCTTGCATTTGTAGAAGGCGGTAACGGATTAAAGCTTCCACCTGGCAGAGGCACGTAAACACCTGAATCTGCACCACGTATGTTACCCACTTTCTGAGAATCCGCATTACACACACAAACGGTGCTGCTATCGAAATTGTGATCTCGAAAGACATTTAACGCTGTGTCATATAGCAGAATATTCACAATCAAAGAGCTAACTTCGGGCAACTCACGCGCCACCACGGCGCCAGTCGCAACGCCGGCGGATGGCAGATTACCCGCTGCGCTTAGCGGTCTAGGAAGATGTGTTGAAGGCATACCAACGCTTTGCGGTGTTGGAGGATGCTCTTGCGAATGATACTGTTTATTCAAATACGACGATGTTGAGGTGGCTGGACTGGCCACAGCCATTTCATAAGGTGGCGGTGGATGCCGTTGTGGTTGCATCATTGGAAACGGTACCACCGAGGCGGGTGATGGTGATATCGGTGACATGCCGGCGCGTTGCATCATTTGCTGCATACTCGTGCTGCCGGGCGTATTTGTGAGTGCTGCCTGCGGACAGTTTAGTTGATTCAGCAAAAGATTATTTCCACCGCcggcaccaccaccaccactgcTCAACGGCGTGGGCACCGTGTTTGAGTGCATTGGTGATGGTATGGGCCCCAAAGGTGTGCGCGGTTGCTGTAGCGGTGTGCGCGGCGCTGCTGAGAGTAGTTCGTGtagttgttgatgttgttgttgcagttgctgttgttgttgctgctgttgtgctGCCGCAGCTTGAGCAGCGACCACCGCACGCGATTTCTGTGTTGTCCATGATGGTTTGTAGGTGCAATTTGTTGGTAACGCCAGTGGCGGCAGCGTTTGACTAGGTAGGTTTGTTAGAGGCGCGTATTTGGATGAGCCCACAAACTTTGCACGCTTCGGCGGCCGATAAACATATGACCAATCTTCAATTGGCTCTTCAACGGGGCTACCCAGTTCGGCAAAATATTCTTGTTTGATTTTAATCATACCGCCCATACCGGCATCCAAGCCGCCCGATATAGCGGTTGCAGCAGTAATTACACTGAGATCCGTCATTTGGATGTCCATTTGGCACGGGCTGGAATTAGGATGGTGCTGTTCATGTGATGGTGGTGTAGGAAACATCTTAGTCAGATCTTCCGCCATACTGGAACCGCCGTTACCGCCACCATTACTGCTACCATTATTACCTATACTATTCGAGGCATTCGGTGTATTCGTGCAGTTTTGCAACGCAGCGATTGCGACCGCACTGGCGTtcacagcagcagcaactgcAGTGCTGCGCTTAAGATCGTCAATTGTGGTCGTTGCGGTAGAGCCATTGGATGGGTTGTTCGAGTCGGGCGGTGTATGTATTTGCACGCTGCCGCAGCCATCGTTTGATGTCTCAAACAGCTGCTCAAGATCGTTCATTGTTGGGTTTAAGCCTTCAGCGGTATACAGATCACCACTGGCACTGCTTTTGCCATCTTTGCAAGGTGAAGCTGTACCCTGTAGCGCATCTGTGGTTTGTATGTCGAGCCCGCGGAAATAACCGCCGCCATTACCATTGCCATCACTACCCACATTTTCCTCTTTGATATTTGTCAAATTGCCACAATGCGCGGCTATGCCTACCAAACCGCCACTGCTACTACCACTCGCAGACGCTGCATTCATGGCGGAACTCGTAAGCGAATTGAGGGAAGCATCTATAGAGAGTAGCTGCGAACCATATACGGAGCCCGGTGACGGCATAAGCGGTTTCGAGTGAGTATGACCTTCGTAGAGATTTTTGGTACACATGCTGCGACACGGTTTGGTCACATCGTTGAGCTTGAAACGTTTCATTGGATGATTCGCCCTAAAAGAGTAAATTGAAAGTTAATTGATGTTAAGTAATGCAAACAAATTTGTAAGCGACTgcaatttatagaaaaaaaaattgcatgtataatatatttgtgcGTTTATCAATTGTGCAATTTATACCCTCACTATGGAATGTAAAACTGTTATTCAGAACACATAAACACAGGCTTTTGTTTATCTTAGAGTCTAAAGATAGAAATATGCACAAACTGAACTGCAATTTCCCCAAGAACTCTGTAATGTATATTTTAGGGAATTAAAGCAGTTCAAAAAATACTCACCAAGCATTCTGATACGTGAAATCATACAGTACATTATATTTTGAGCAGTCATCATTGGCGAAACTATCGATATCCTTAACTTTTATCTCTGGCATCTTAAACGATTTCCAATAATCGTTGATCGCATCTGCCGCCGAAATGGCAGACGACGTGGACACTACTGGCAGGCCATTTCGACTACCGCTACCCGACAATGGTGTCGGCGCATAACCCGGTTCGGTTTTAATTTGATCAACACTTAGTGTGGTCAATGACGGTTGTTGTATCTCGAATTTCTTAATGCTTATAGTGCCACATTGGGGACCAGCCGAACCCGTTGTGCCCATAATTTGTGCTTGTGACTGTTGTgaaccttgttgttgttgttgttgctgctgctgttgttggccGCTTATAGTCGGAGTGCTACGCCCGACACTTGGTGGTTGTGGCACGCTGCCAGGTCCATTTGGTCCCACGCCAGTCACGCCACCACCACCATTACCCGCCTCAACAGAGGGTGGCGGCTCTACGCTTGGCGTAGGTCGCACATAGGGCGATGTTGTGATGCTTTTATTATCATGCTGATCGGTGGGTGTGGGTGCCGGTGTATTCTTGTCCAATAGATGATCAATCGGTGTTGGTGGTTGTTGCAAATTCGGCACGGATGGTGGTGCACGTGGGCTCATTGTTAACAACTAAGCGAGAGAAGCAAAAATATAGTTAattgtatatttgaaaaatatttagtcgATAATGAAAGGGTGTTAAAAAGAACTAGTATAAACCTCAAGCACTCACTTGATCGGCCGGTGGTACAGACGTTGGCTGTGATAGCGTTGAGTTCGGATGAGGCGATTGTGCGGGTGTGCCAGGCGAACCCACCGAGGGCACCGGCATCAAGTCGCCCACAGAGTTGCGCGAATAAGTTGAAGCGCCGCCGTGCGGTGTGTCGTGCGGCGTCATCGATGCGGGATTCAAAGTTctgtaaacaaaaattgcataatataaaaattagtttggcaacaaaatttaagtaatttattatgattttgtCTTTTAGCAAAATGTAtgctatttatgtacatatgtatgttggtatgcTGTTATGCATTCAAACACCTTCCTAAACTGATTTTTAAGAGTTTTGATGTACGATTATATATTGTAAAGGGTATATATGCAAATGTTCAGCTACAACCATACAGCTTTTTATATAGTATGGAATATTCGATTTTATGTGTCTAAACTTTGTATTCATACAATTATTAGAGCAATATTTTGTTCTTGTTCAGCGTTATTGTTACAATTTGTTCGTGTGCATTGTGGCGGtgataaattcaattcaaattaaTGTTCAATACTCAATGCATGACCCCAAACCATAGCCAAGTATTCGCTAAActtgtaaaatatacatattttttatattaacgcatgcttaataaataataaaactgagtataattatatgcaaatatttctcATTAAGTTGACATGCAAATACCGTGACCATCACCCAGCTGTTAGGCAAGTAACAACTTTTTTTGGGGCTTTCgagttttatgtatttataatgatGTTATAAGTTTATATTTGTGGCAGCAAAATAAGAATCGTTTAGTTACCAAAACCAAAAGCCTTTCGAAATTTCTAATTTGTTTGTAATTGCAAGcttataccatctgatcaaatttacccagtctgacaaaaaaaaaaaatattttcacgcaTTTTGAACAAAACCTAATTTTCcgccttcaaaatagtctcATTTTAAGTATGGCAACGagttatccaattttccataATACATAAGAAT
This genomic stretch from Bactrocera dorsalis isolate Fly_Bdor chromosome 5, ASM2337382v1, whole genome shotgun sequence harbors:
- the LOC105225156 gene encoding mediator of RNA polymerase II transcription subunit 13 isoform X2; translation: MTHQNHQTNGASLEDCHTNFFALTDLCGIKWRKFVNSERVNASSDPLDDPILRSYSRCMQADILCVWRRIPSTKQDNSDLNPIFEISTSKVHPPLSLAAAKELWIFWYGEEPDLSELVDAELLKVAANQALWNGTWERGLTYECRSLLFKALHNLMERFVLTKDIVRFGKWFVQPCTSNDRLFGRSSQHLSFSFTFFVHGDTVCASIDLREHPAVRPLSKEHLTEAAAAFAAAGNSQTLSQSHEHGNVTNLPEDVASPHSPNNGGAVGDGVTNSNSPNSSTTPKPRRVILAPFGMAATLTGNSFKATDPMAEKILEDWASFFPLCNKENSDVPPVVEVVSGGHKMYHPSIYVLVTDLDDMEEMEAAASQKGSLGTTSSAEAAALAAISSANTNEFIGNSRKSTSTQQPASLQQQQLQQQMHTVTTVTTVATSCSQANSSGVGGSNGINSNSSIAMVEQHLHELSARAQPYYDTTASSFTSNTTNTHASPQAATEMPERVWQDCITNTLHVTYAASVAATAMSTGATTAQITCSSLSTSTGGVTTTTATGSGTVGGEDCNSTSGNNGNNDNNAGNGGGGGNSSGGCSSMDTQNTNTKIGDANEVEAKLRMQQMQFWGFVDPTEKTPCTCTNSKKTAASTTSLSMTSPIYSVSGPASSVRLSNSMMMALGGKMHTGSAGCGSGSSSSNSYNNSHQQQQQYRTATPTTFFSSPSTATATASSSSSVYHSNVKSITSRTTVCIPFHRRQQYDLYSTDNSITTGGGGGSNYLNTNLCNSLLQSRSESVGGGGGGVCFDVVDGAGNTVDAAAAAASNGITTMHYQTSDTIPKQRTLNPASMTPHDTPHGGASTYSRNSVGDLMPVPSVGSPGTPAQSPHPNSTLSQPTSVPPADQLLTMSPRAPPSVPNLQQPPTPIDHLLDKNTPAPTPTDQHDNKSITTSPYVRPTPSVEPPPSVEAGNGGGGVTGVGPNGPGSVPQPPSVGRSTPTISGQQQQQQQQQQQGSQQSQAQIMGTTGSAGPQCGTISIKKFEIQQPSLTTLSVDQIKTEPGYAPTPLSGSGSRNGLPVVSTSSAISAADAINDYWKSFKMPEIKVKDIDSFANDDCSKYNVLYDFTYQNAWANHPMKRFKLNDVTKPCRSMCTKNLYEGHTHSKPLMPSPGSVYGSQLLSIDASLNSLTSSAMNAASASGSSSGGLVGIAAHCGNLTNIKEENVGSDGNGNGGGYFRGLDIQTTDALQGTASPCKDGKSSASGDLYTAEGLNPTMNDLEQLFETSNDGCGSVQIHTPPDSNNPSNGSTATTTIDDLKRSTAVAAAVNASAVAIAALQNCTNTPNASNSIGNNGSSNGGGNGGSSMAEDLTKMFPTPPSHEQHHPNSSPCQMDIQMTDLSVITAATAISGGLDAGMGGMIKIKQEYFAELGSPVEEPIEDWSYVYRPPKRAKFVGSSKYAPLTNLPSQTLPPLALPTNCTYKPSWTTQKSRAVVAAQAAAAQQQQQQQQLQQQHQQLHELLSAAPRTPLQQPRTPLGPIPSPMHSNTVPTPLSSGGGGAGGGNNLLLNQLNCPQAALTNTPGSTSMQQMMQRAGMSPISPSPASVVPFPMMQPQRHPPPPYEMAVASPATSTSSYLNKQYHSQEHPPTPQSVGMPSTHLPRPLSAAGNLPSAGVATGAVVARELPEVSSLIVNILLYDTALNVFRDHNFDSSTVCVCNADSQKVGNIRGADSGVYVPLPGGSFNPLPPSTNASGNPAVAGISGNSGSGGGGAAAGSMRLLSAFGGGSALDSPASLPGTSGHTGSGSSSSSNTPASNQHITGYVDDDPVDCTCGFSAVVNRRLAFRAGLFYEDEMEITGVAEDPARNKKQSLPSLIANLAAALTPTAAKLTSSLAIKGANPLLPAQADKANHVQPDAQALQHAHVIFDLLLEQCSIIQTSSSAVHRALQRHRHRLARQSRQPQSVAAISNVLEFVDANDVICLALEQARLAFESNRMDVNEFSSQNQLSPFDPSRPGAAKRNHQLFGGRLTVHKWPYIPVGFSRSNKEIVRTMNFIQPMLQNAFHSKSRSAAGSKDATYTVSGPLTWRQFHRLAGRASGQCEPQPIPSVIVGHDKDWVSVAPLAIHYWDKLLLEPYAYARDIVYLVVCPETDFVVQNTRTYFRELSSTYEMCKLGRHTPIRGWDGLLTVGPRTPTDNTPNSTPLDDWLRTLDNTAVAEKIRLYASAFHNQIAPYLNRVPGDKTLLNPPENSSCQPGAGRERGTTSPMGSMSSIHSSASGVDQDKTHTSPKIEGMDQQQQQQQQQQQQQQLQHQQLQHQQQQQQQQNSGESIDMKPDIKPDTKPPIVLSDPLGMGETMEDINPPAIVLYVVEPFTFGSDSPELERLACIALLRCYAELLKSIPDSVRANINIQIISLESIVELGRSRTRKRFSDEIRCLALNIFSQCRRHMVHTQAVKSLTGFGTAANMEAFLKSKDDKNRQPYKMYTPPYVLAPMHEKNDKTDFSRQSSSMRALNEQKYSVMYCNYCLSEDQSWLLATVTDDRGEMFEKIIINIDVPNRARRRKAPARRVGLKKLMDFIMGLISQTAHHWRLVVGRIGRIGHSELKSWSSLLSKQNLQKASKQLKDICKQCSFMYPPGILSACLVTLEPDSKLRVMPDQFTPDERFSQISMQNPLSTPQDVTCTHILVFPTSAVCLSFTRQFQNEPQVDLENDIIFDDDDENGGFTDAELMGDLLDWDPQPGRLSNHCSPDRMEDNRSWPSAGGNNFNSAQQQDVEEVGSINQQPLAVGYMVSTAPTGRMPSWFWAACPHLEDVCPVFLKTALHLHVPNIQTADDILNSTNAHSSAIDHPLDSSLTADVLRFVLEGYNALSWLALDSNTHDRLSCLPINVQMLMDLYYLTAAIM